ACCGGCAAAACGATCCCCAGCAGACGAGTGCGCATTGGTGTAAGTGTTCCCCTTTCTTTCCATCTGCCCATGATGCGCCGCAACTGCTTTTCGGTCGCCGCAATCGCTTTCCCCATACCGATGACTGGATGCGGCAGACAGCGGGGATCGCCGATCAGCCGGTCCAATATGTACGCGACCAGCAACATCCATGCAGTCATCATCCGCGCAACGCCTCGATCACCGCGCAGTATACAGCTTGTCCGACTGCTTGTCCCAGAGGAGTGGCCAACCCGGCATAATGATGTACCACGTCTTCCAAGATACGCTGGGAAACCGCCACTGCCACCACATCGGTCGTCGTTCCCGTCGCCTGATCCCCGTCCCTATCCGTTACGTCCAGTACCTGCAATGCAGCCGTTTTCGCTTCGGTTGCCGTCATCACCACGTTAACCATGGCGGCTTCGGTCAGCCGACCGTCCACCAACAACAGGATATTAATCGTTCCCGGCGACGGCACATCCGTATAAACAGGCCCCGGTTTTCCCGCCCGCGCCGCATTGCTCACCCCTGCCGTCACCACAGCCGTCACCGTTACCCCTGTTTCCGACCTCTTCACCACAGCGGCCCGGTCCGTCCATGCCGCTGTCAACAGAACAACGGTCTGTTCAGCATCAAATCCGTGATCCGCCATCCACTCTTTTGTCTCACGGATGGGGTCCGCCTCACAATATCCATGCGGTACGTGCCGATTCACCAGAAGGTTGGTCCGGCACCAACCGCCATTGACCGGTGCGTTGCTGAGCACACTCCACTCTCGCTCCATCCGAACGGCTACATAATCAGCCCCGATGCGATAGGAGACACCATTTTCCGTCCATTGTCGTATCTGCGTCGAATGCATGTCAACCTCCGGGTTCTGCTTGGTTCTTTTTCTATCATATCGGAAATGGGAGAGGAAAACGATGGGATGAGCAAAAAAGAAAAACCTGTTGGGCAAACCCAACAGGTTTTTGGTGTGAAGACTACAGCAACAGCAGACCGTACACCACCGCAACGGCGAAACGGTAGAGAGCAAACGGGGTCAGCTTCACCTTGTCGATCAGCTTGAGGAAGTATTTGATTGCCAAC
This DNA window, taken from Polycladomyces subterraneus, encodes the following:
- a CDS encoding adenosylcobinamide amidohydrolase, with the protein product MHSTQIRQWTENGVSYRIGADYVAVRMEREWSVLSNAPVNGGWCRTNLLVNRHVPHGYCEADPIRETKEWMADHGFDAEQTVVLLTAAWTDRAAVVKRSETGVTVTAVVTAGVSNAARAGKPGPVYTDVPSPGTINILLLVDGRLTEAAMVNVVMTATEAKTAALQVLDVTDRDGDQATGTTTDVVAVAVSQRILEDVVHHYAGLATPLGQAVGQAVYCAVIEALRG